The Echinicola rosea genome has a segment encoding these proteins:
- a CDS encoding cbb3-type cytochrome c oxidase subunit II: MLDFHKNHQLLLVTILTIFVVLSLFIAVFPAFQLQENNAPLPAEQPMTSEELRGMHLFISEGCVACHTQQVRGIEMDKIWGQRPSMPSDYYYSKKRMDFWRQSPSLLGSERTGPDLTNVGQRQPGDQWHLLHLYNPRSVVEGSIMPSYPWLFDHVDNVREGQIVLEVPKSFKAGPGKVVATQEVLDLVAYLKSLKQTSIPVLETTFIPAVGKDQRKGETDELLPDGAMVYANNCAACHQGNGEGVAGAFPPLAGSSIVNDEDPQVMIQIILQGYDARPDYGQMPPFADLLTDEEIAVLVNHERSSWGNNAPKVSTDLVRQIREMVNKTQK, translated from the coding sequence ATGCTAGATTTTCATAAAAACCACCAACTATTATTGGTGACAATTTTGACGATATTTGTTGTGCTAAGTTTGTTTATTGCTGTTTTTCCAGCTTTTCAATTGCAGGAAAACAATGCTCCACTACCAGCGGAACAGCCAATGACTTCGGAAGAATTAAGAGGAATGCACCTTTTTATAAGTGAAGGATGTGTGGCTTGTCATACCCAACAGGTTCGGGGGATAGAAATGGATAAAATATGGGGACAAAGACCTTCAATGCCGTCGGACTATTACTATTCAAAAAAGCGCATGGATTTCTGGAGACAATCCCCGTCCCTTCTCGGAAGTGAACGGACAGGTCCGGATCTCACCAATGTTGGACAAAGGCAGCCTGGAGATCAATGGCACCTGCTGCATCTGTACAATCCCAGATCAGTCGTGGAAGGATCAATCATGCCATCCTATCCTTGGCTGTTCGACCATGTGGACAATGTAAGGGAGGGACAGATTGTACTGGAAGTACCCAAGAGCTTTAAGGCCGGTCCAGGAAAAGTTGTGGCCACACAGGAAGTACTGGATCTAGTAGCTTACCTGAAATCCCTTAAGCAGACAAGTATACCGGTGCTGGAAACGACCTTTATCCCTGCAGTGGGGAAGGATCAAAGGAAGGGAGAAACTGATGAACTGCTTCCTGATGGGGCAATGGTCTATGCCAATAACTGTGCAGCATGTCATCAGGGGAACGGTGAGGGGGTAGCAGGAGCTTTTCCACCTTTGGCAGGTAGCTCTATTGTCAACGATGAAGATCCCCAAGTGATGATCCAGATTATTTTGCAGGGCTATGATGCACGGCCTGATTATGGACAAATGCCCCCGTTTGCAGATTTGTTGACAGATGAGGAAATCGCTGTACTGGTTAATCACGAAAGAAGTAGTTGGGGAAATAATGCCCCCAAAGTAAGTACAGATCTGGTAAGACAGATTAGAGAAATGGTTAACAAAACACAAAAATAG